The following are from one region of the Vitis riparia cultivar Riparia Gloire de Montpellier isolate 1030 chromosome 14, EGFV_Vit.rip_1.0, whole genome shotgun sequence genome:
- the LOC117929588 gene encoding long chain base biosynthesis protein 2a-like isoform X1, with amino-acid sequence MIAIPYVTALTTYFSYGLLFVFGQIRDLFRKILDWFRSNNLQQGYAPICLGLEDFYKRRLYLRIQDCFGRPISNAPDAWLDVIERNSNDNNKTLKRTSNISRCLNLGSYNYLGFAASDEYCTPRVIESLKKFSPSTCSSRADGGTTMMHNELEKYVANFVGKPAAIVFGMGYATNSAILPVLISKGGLIISDSLNHSSIVNGARGSGATIRVFQHNTPSHLEEVLREQIAEGQPRTHRPWKKIMVVVEGIYSMEGDLCKLPEIIAICKKYKAYSYLDEAHSIGAVGKTGRGVCELLGVDPADVDILMGTFTKSFGSCGGYIAGSKELIQYLKHTSPAHLYATSMSPPAVQQIISAIKVILGEDGSCRGAQKLAQIRENSNFFRSELQSMGFEVIGDNDSPVMPIMLYNPGKIPAFSRECLKQNVAVVMSAFPATPLLLARARICISASHTKEDLIKGLEVISRVGDLVGIKYFPAQPKEQQQEEKTSKLD; translated from the exons ATGATCGCAATTCCATATGTAACTGCTTTAACCACCTACTTCAGCTATGGCTTACTCTTCGTCTTCGGCCAAATCAGGGATCTCTTCCGCAAAATTTTGGACTGGTTTCGCTCCAACAATCTTCAG CAGGGGTACGCACCAATCTGCTTGGGACTTGAAGATTTCTATAAGCGACGCCTATATCTTCGTATTCAG GACTGTTTTGGAAGACCAATATCAAATGCTCCTGATGCTTGGTTAGATGTGATCGAACGTAACTCCAATGACAATAACAAGACATTGAA ACGAACTAGCAATATCAGTCGATGCCTTAACTTGGGATCATACAACTACCTTGGCTTTGCTGCATCGGATGAATACTGCACTCCACGTGTAATTGAATCATTGAAGAAATTTTCACCAAGCACCTGTAGTAGCCGGGCTGATGGTG GCACAACAATGATGCATAATGAATTGGAAAAGTATGTCGCAAATTTTGTTGGAAAACCAGCTGCTATAGTGTTTGGAATGGGCTACGCGACAAACTCTGCCATCCTTCCAGTTCTGATTAGTAAG GGAGGCTTAATTATTAGTGATTCTTTGAATCATAGCTCCATTGTGAATGGTGCTCGAGGATCTGGAGCTACTATTCGTGTTTTCCAACATAATA CACCCTCTCATTTGGAGGAAGTTTTGAGAGAACAAATTGCTGAAGGACAGCCCAGGACGCATAGACCTTGGAAGAAGATTATGGTTGTTGTGGAGGGAATATACAGCATGGAAGGGGATCTTTGCAAACTTCCTGAGATAATAGcaatatgtaaaaaatataag GCATATTCCTATTTGGATGAGGCCCACAGCATAGGTGCAGTTGGGAAAACAGGAAGAGGTGTTTGTGAGCTCTTAGGAGTGGATCCTGCTGATGTGGATATCCTGATGGGAACATTTACTAAATCATTTGGATCATGTGGTGGCTATATTGCAGGATCAAAG GAGCTCATTCAATACTTGAAACACACTTCTCCTGCTCATCTTTATGCAACTTCAATGTCACCACCAGCTGTGCAACAAATTATCTCTGCTATAAAGGTTATTCTTGGAGAGGATGGTTCTTGTAGAG GAGCCCAAAAACTTGCACAAATACGTGAGAATAGCAACTTTTTCAGGTCAGAACTGCAGAGCATGGGTTTTGAGGTTATTGGGGATAATGACTCTCCAGTGATGCCAATAATGCTTTATAATCCTGGCAAAATTCCTGCCTTCTCGCGAGAGTGCCTCAAGCAAAAT GTGGCCGTTGTAATGTCTGCTTTTCCAGCCACCCCACTACTGTTAGCAAGGGCACGTATCTGCATATCTGCATCTCATACCAAAGAAGACCTGATTAAAGGCTTGGAG GTTATCAGCCGAGTTGGCGATCTTGTTGGTATAAAATACTTCCCTGCGCAGCCCAAGGAGCAGCAACAAGaggaaaaaacatcaaaactggACTGA
- the LOC117929588 gene encoding long chain base biosynthesis protein 2a-like isoform X2 → MIAIPYVTALTTYFSYGLLFVFGQIRDLFRKILDWFRSNNLQGYAPICLGLEDFYKRRLYLRIQDCFGRPISNAPDAWLDVIERNSNDNNKTLKRTSNISRCLNLGSYNYLGFAASDEYCTPRVIESLKKFSPSTCSSRADGGTTMMHNELEKYVANFVGKPAAIVFGMGYATNSAILPVLISKGGLIISDSLNHSSIVNGARGSGATIRVFQHNTPSHLEEVLREQIAEGQPRTHRPWKKIMVVVEGIYSMEGDLCKLPEIIAICKKYKAYSYLDEAHSIGAVGKTGRGVCELLGVDPADVDILMGTFTKSFGSCGGYIAGSKELIQYLKHTSPAHLYATSMSPPAVQQIISAIKVILGEDGSCRGAQKLAQIRENSNFFRSELQSMGFEVIGDNDSPVMPIMLYNPGKIPAFSRECLKQNVAVVMSAFPATPLLLARARICISASHTKEDLIKGLEVISRVGDLVGIKYFPAQPKEQQQEEKTSKLD, encoded by the exons ATGATCGCAATTCCATATGTAACTGCTTTAACCACCTACTTCAGCTATGGCTTACTCTTCGTCTTCGGCCAAATCAGGGATCTCTTCCGCAAAATTTTGGACTGGTTTCGCTCCAACAATCTTCAG GGGTACGCACCAATCTGCTTGGGACTTGAAGATTTCTATAAGCGACGCCTATATCTTCGTATTCAG GACTGTTTTGGAAGACCAATATCAAATGCTCCTGATGCTTGGTTAGATGTGATCGAACGTAACTCCAATGACAATAACAAGACATTGAA ACGAACTAGCAATATCAGTCGATGCCTTAACTTGGGATCATACAACTACCTTGGCTTTGCTGCATCGGATGAATACTGCACTCCACGTGTAATTGAATCATTGAAGAAATTTTCACCAAGCACCTGTAGTAGCCGGGCTGATGGTG GCACAACAATGATGCATAATGAATTGGAAAAGTATGTCGCAAATTTTGTTGGAAAACCAGCTGCTATAGTGTTTGGAATGGGCTACGCGACAAACTCTGCCATCCTTCCAGTTCTGATTAGTAAG GGAGGCTTAATTATTAGTGATTCTTTGAATCATAGCTCCATTGTGAATGGTGCTCGAGGATCTGGAGCTACTATTCGTGTTTTCCAACATAATA CACCCTCTCATTTGGAGGAAGTTTTGAGAGAACAAATTGCTGAAGGACAGCCCAGGACGCATAGACCTTGGAAGAAGATTATGGTTGTTGTGGAGGGAATATACAGCATGGAAGGGGATCTTTGCAAACTTCCTGAGATAATAGcaatatgtaaaaaatataag GCATATTCCTATTTGGATGAGGCCCACAGCATAGGTGCAGTTGGGAAAACAGGAAGAGGTGTTTGTGAGCTCTTAGGAGTGGATCCTGCTGATGTGGATATCCTGATGGGAACATTTACTAAATCATTTGGATCATGTGGTGGCTATATTGCAGGATCAAAG GAGCTCATTCAATACTTGAAACACACTTCTCCTGCTCATCTTTATGCAACTTCAATGTCACCACCAGCTGTGCAACAAATTATCTCTGCTATAAAGGTTATTCTTGGAGAGGATGGTTCTTGTAGAG GAGCCCAAAAACTTGCACAAATACGTGAGAATAGCAACTTTTTCAGGTCAGAACTGCAGAGCATGGGTTTTGAGGTTATTGGGGATAATGACTCTCCAGTGATGCCAATAATGCTTTATAATCCTGGCAAAATTCCTGCCTTCTCGCGAGAGTGCCTCAAGCAAAAT GTGGCCGTTGTAATGTCTGCTTTTCCAGCCACCCCACTACTGTTAGCAAGGGCACGTATCTGCATATCTGCATCTCATACCAAAGAAGACCTGATTAAAGGCTTGGAG GTTATCAGCCGAGTTGGCGATCTTGTTGGTATAAAATACTTCCCTGCGCAGCCCAAGGAGCAGCAACAAGaggaaaaaacatcaaaactggACTGA
- the LOC117931429 gene encoding B3 domain-containing transcription factor FUS3-like yields MMEQNEAYALMAGVGGELSFVTVRGDKTHEGSDRSPPTRDLVAASSFGVQGRKRMPRQRRSSTINLLTFAPSTSPHVPPPPPARAIDRKWLRFLFEKELKNSDVGSLRRMVLPKKSAETHLPLLEAKEGILITMYDLDGQHVWNFKYRFWPNNNSRMYVLENTGEFVNVHGLQLGDYIMLYHDGQTQSLVIEARKASEKNLHGDLSKNIAVSDLFLQDLEANRSNYFLAMDTGTSFVYETTFSNDSPLDFLGGSMTNYPGGSVSNYSRFGALEGFGSVESLSLDDFC; encoded by the exons ATGATGGAGCAAAACGAGGCGTATGCTTTAATGGCAGGTGTTGGGGGTGAGCTTAGCTTTGTCACAGTGAGAGGGGACAAGACTCATGAGGGGTCGGATCGGAGTCCACCCACTCGTGACCTCGTTGCCGCTTCCAGTTTCGGTGTCCAAGGGAGGAAAAGGATGCCCAGACAGAGGCGATCATCCACCATCAACCTTCTCACTTTTGCTCCTTCCACCTCCCCGCACGTGCCTCCCCCTCCCCCCGCACGT GCAATTGATCGAAAGTGGCTAAGATTTCTTTTCGAGAAAGAACTCAAGAACAGCGATGTAGGCTCCCTTAGGAGAATGGTACTCCCGAAG AAATCGGCTGAGACTCACCTCCCTCTCCTTGAGGCAAAGGAAGGGATTCTCATCACCATGTATGATTTGGATGGCCAGCATGTTTGGAACTTCAAGTACAG GTTTTGGCCCAATAATAATAGCCGAATGTATGTGCTTGAGAACACCG GGGAATTTGTTAATGTTCATGGACTACAGCTTGGAGACTACATTATGCTTTACCATGATGGTCAAACTCAGAGCTTA GTGATTGAGGCTAGGAAGGCTTCTGAAAAAAATCTGCACGGTGATCTAAGTAAGAATATCGCTGTCAGTGACCTCTTTCTTCAAGATCTGGAGGCCAATCGATCAAATTATTTTCTGGCAATGGACACAGGCACATCGTTTGTGTATGAGACTACCTTCTCGAATGATTCTCCGCTTGACTTTTTGGGTGGCTCGATGACCAACTATCCTGGTGGATCAGTGAGCAACTATTCAAGATTTGGAGCACTGGAAGGCTTTGGATCTGTAGAGAGCTTGTCACTCGATGATTTCTGTTGA
- the LOC117931316 gene encoding V-type proton ATPase subunit C yields MATRYWSVSLPVRTSASSLWNRLQDAISKHSFDTPLYRFNIPNLRVGTLDSLLSLSDDLQKSNSFVEGVTHKIRRQIEDLEKASGVETSALTVDGVPVDSYLTRFVWDEAKFPTMSPLREIVDSIHHQVSKIEDDLKVRIAEYNNVRSQLNAINRKQSGSLAVRDLSNLVKPEDIIASEHLVTLLAIVPKYSQKDWLSSYETLTSYVVPRSSKKLHEDNEYALYTVTLFHRVADNFRTNARERGFQIRDFEYSSEAQESRKEELEKLMRDQETFRSTLLQWCYTSYGEVFSSWMHFCAVRVFAESILRYGLPPSFLACVLAPSIKSEKKVRSILEGLCDSTNSAFWKSEDDAGGMAGLGGDADAHPYVCFTINLV; encoded by the exons ATGGCTACCAGATACTGGTCGGTGTCTCTTCCAGTTCGAACCTCCGCTTCTTCTCTATGGAATCGTTTACAGGACGCCATTTCTAAGCATTCCTTCGACACTCCTCTCTACAGG TTCAATATCCCTAATCTCCGTGTAGGAACCCTAGATTCCCTATTATCCCTCAGCGATGACCTTCAAAAG TCAAACAGCTTCGTCGAAGGAGTGACACACAAGATCAGGCGCCAGATCGAGGATTTAGAGAAGGCATCGGGCGTGGAGACAAGTGCACTTACGGTGGATGGAGTACCAGTTGATTCCTACCTCACCAG ATTTGTTTGGGACGAAGCCAAGTTTCCCACGATGTCACCTCTGAGGGAGATCGTGGATAGTATTCATCATCAAGTATCAAAGATCGAGGATGATCTTAAG GTTCGCATTGCTGAGTATAATAATGTGCGCAGTCAGCTCAATGCTATTAATCGAAAGCAAAGTGGAAG CCTAGCTGTTCGTGATCTTTCCAACCTAGTAAAGCCAGAGGACATTATTGCCTCAGAACATTTAGTGACACTTCTTGCAATTGTTCCCAAGTATTCTCAGAAGGACTGGTTGTCAAGTTATGAAACATTGACTAGCTATGTG GTCCCCAGGTCATCCAAGAAGCTGCATGAAGACAATGAGTATGCGCTATACACTGTAACCCTGTTTCACCGTGTTGCTGACAATTTTAGAACAAATGCACGTGAAAGAGGATTTCAA ATTCGTGATTTTGAATATAGTTCAGAAGCACAGGAAAGTAGGAAGGAAGAGTTGGAAAAATTGATGCGAGACCAGGAAACATTTAGGAGCACTCTTTTGCAATGGTGCTATACCAGTTATGGGGAG GTTTTCAGCTCCTGGATGCATTTTTGTGCTGTACGTGTCTTTGCAGAGAGTATCCTTAGATATGGCTTGCCACCATCCTTCTTG GCATGTGTGTTAGCTCCATCCATTAAAAGTGAGAAGAAAGTGCGATCAATTCTTGAAGGGCTATGTGACAGCACAAACAG CGCATTTTGGAAATCTGAGGATGACGCAGGAGGGATGGCTGGTCTAGGAGGTGACGCTGATGCCCACCCATATGTCTGCTTCACAATTAATCTTGTTTGA